Below is a window of Clostridiales bacterium DNA.
GAGAAGCCGACCGCGGCGGCGACGTCATCGGTGGTGATGGGGTGCATATAGTTTTCACCGATATACCGGGCGGCTTCCAGGACCTGCCGGTCATTGGTGCGGATATCCGTCGCGGTTCCGGGGAGGAAGGCACATTCCCGGGCACAGTTGAGCAGCAGGATATGGAGCAGGCTGCGGCGGAAGAACGGGGAAAGGGAATCCCGGCTGGCATCCTCGGCGGCGAGGTGCCCGATGATCTGTTCCATCCCCGCTTTGGCGGGTTCCGGCACCCGGAAAATCCCGGCTTCGGAGAAAAACTGTTCCCGGCCGGGCATACAGGAGAGGACATCCTCCGATACGTCCTCCCGGCGGAACAGGATGACCGAGCGCAGGCAGGAGCCGTGAAGGTACCGGGTATAATGCAGCACCATCGGCGGGATGAGGATAAAATCCCCCGCGTGCAGGTCGCTGAAGCGTTCATCGATCAGGACGCGGCATTCCCCGCTGTGGACATAATACAGCTCGTAACAGCTGTGGCAGTGGTGGCCGGTCATGACAAAGCTGGGGTCGCGCATGTGGGTTTCCGCGTGAACCCCGTCGGTTCCGTGAACGGTGAAGGAAGCATTGTCCGCCATTTTTTTCTCTCCCGTCAGTGTTGGAAAATCTGTATTATATGGAAATCATAACGTTATTTCAGCAGAAATGCAACAAAAACAATGATAGAATACTCAGACGGTAAAGGATGATTTTGGCCGGGATGCCGGCTGACCGGGAACAGAGGAGTATCGGATTTATGCTGAAAAGACAGATCGGGTGGCTGTGGG
It encodes the following:
- a CDS encoding helix-turn-helix transcriptional regulator, encoding MADNASFTVHGTDGVHAETHMRDPSFVMTGHHCHSCYELYYVHSGECRVLIDERFSDLHAGDFILIPPMVLHYTRYLHGSCLRSVILFRREDVSEDVLSCMPGREQFFSEAGIFRVPEPAKAGMEQIIGHLAAEDASRDSLSPFFRRSLLHILLLNCARECAFLPGTATDIRTNDRQVLEAARYIGENYMHPITTDDVAAAVGFSPNYLTRRFRLSAGIGLHEYIVFIRLHHAAQELVTTADSITDIALRCGFSDSNYFKDSFKKKYGITPRAYRKMS